In a single window of the Armatimonadota bacterium genome:
- the hisA gene encoding 1-(5-phosphoribosyl)-5-[(5-phosphoribosylamino)methylideneamino]imidazole-4-carboxamide isomerase, which yields MLVIPAIDIRKGRAVRLVQGDASRRLDYGDDPVAWAGRWVASGAPWLHVVDLDGAFAGRPVHLDLLQEICRLGARVQTGGGFRTMDDIEAAFAAGAARVVVGTAAVRLAPRLAALGERVAVSIDVRQGKVALRGWRRQTDTDAAALAAHLRARGIRRFVYTEIARDGALSGPDVEALRRFVSTAGAPVIAAGGVASEEDLEAVARTGVEGVIVGRALYEERIHLDRALGRWGVPAC from the coding sequence ATGCTGGTCATTCCGGCGATCGACATCCGGAAGGGGCGCGCGGTGCGGCTGGTGCAGGGAGACGCCTCTCGGCGCCTGGACTACGGCGACGACCCGGTGGCCTGGGCCGGGCGGTGGGTGGCGTCGGGCGCTCCCTGGCTCCATGTGGTCGATCTGGACGGGGCCTTCGCCGGCCGGCCCGTGCATCTCGACCTGCTGCAGGAGATCTGCAGGCTCGGCGCCCGCGTGCAGACCGGCGGGGGGTTCCGGACGATGGACGACATCGAGGCCGCCTTCGCCGCCGGAGCCGCCCGCGTCGTGGTCGGCACGGCGGCCGTCCGGCTCGCCCCGAGGCTCGCTGCCCTGGGCGAGCGGGTCGCCGTCTCGATCGACGTCCGGCAGGGGAAGGTGGCCCTGCGGGGATGGCGGCGGCAGACGGACACGGACGCCGCGGCGTTGGCCGCGCACCTGCGGGCCCGGGGGATCCGGCGCTTCGTCTACACGGAGATCGCCCGGGACGGCGCGCTGTCCGGGCCCGATGTGGAGGCGCTCCGCCGTTTCGTCTCGACGGCCGGCGCGCCGGTCATTGCGGCCGGCGGCGTGGCGTCGGAAGAGGACCTGGAGGCGGTGGCCCGGACCGGCGTGGAGGGGGTCATCGTCGGACGGGCGCTGTACGAGGAACGCATCCATCTGGACCGCGCCCTGGGGCGGTGGGGCGTGCCGGCATGCTGA
- a CDS encoding MFS transporter, whose translation MNRTFLGLLLGLFLAAIEATVVATAMPRVIADLGGQELYSLPFSLYLLLATVSGPLWGRASDLSGRRRLYLVATGGFLVGSALSGASQTMHQLIWARSLQGLGAGGLLALTFTMIGELYPMRERARVQGFISGVWGISGLVGPLVGGFITDRMSWRWVFYLNIPFALVAMTLIARTYRDQIPRRPSELNLAGAVLFACGAGLLVYGIQRHVPLLDLIGVVLLGVFFLLDGRRVTPLIPFDAVRHPLIGRALAGNLLAGMAFFGSAAFLPLFGQAARGQSATGAGALLAPMTVGWTVASIWSARWLPDLGPRPLSVIGAATMVTGFGLWAAAPGSALWVLGGSGLLAGLGMGAIMLALLVSAQEEAGPQVLGIVTGLLQFARNFGGSVGAALMGAVLGGALSAGGTALFRVFWRVPALAALLALLSLAIVLNLPHVREARRATPAP comes from the coding sequence ATGAACCGGACGTTTCTCGGCCTGCTGTTGGGGCTCTTCCTCGCGGCGATCGAAGCCACCGTGGTGGCGACGGCGATGCCCCGGGTCATCGCCGACCTGGGCGGCCAGGAGCTGTACAGTCTGCCCTTCTCCCTGTACCTGTTGCTGGCCACGGTCAGCGGCCCCCTGTGGGGACGCGCCTCAGATCTGTCCGGCCGCCGCCGCCTGTACCTGGTGGCCACCGGGGGCTTCCTGGTCGGGTCGGCCCTGAGCGGCGCGTCCCAGACGATGCACCAGCTGATCTGGGCCCGCAGCCTCCAGGGTCTGGGCGCGGGCGGTCTCTTGGCGCTGACCTTCACCATGATTGGAGAGCTCTACCCGATGCGGGAGCGGGCGCGCGTCCAGGGGTTCATCAGCGGGGTGTGGGGGATCTCGGGTCTGGTCGGCCCGCTGGTCGGCGGATTCATCACCGACCGGATGTCGTGGCGATGGGTATTCTACCTCAACATCCCTTTCGCCCTCGTCGCCATGACCCTGATCGCGCGCACCTACCGGGATCAGATTCCGCGCAGGCCCTCCGAGCTGAACCTCGCCGGCGCGGTGCTGTTCGCCTGCGGCGCCGGGTTGCTGGTGTACGGGATCCAAAGGCACGTCCCGCTCCTCGACCTGATCGGAGTGGTTCTGCTGGGAGTCTTCTTCCTGCTGGACGGTCGCCGGGTCACGCCGCTGATCCCCTTCGACGCCGTCCGCCACCCGCTGATCGGTCGGGCCCTGGCGGGCAATCTGCTGGCCGGCATGGCCTTCTTCGGCAGCGCGGCCTTTCTGCCGCTGTTCGGGCAGGCGGCGCGCGGGCAGAGCGCCACCGGCGCCGGCGCCCTGCTGGCGCCGATGACGGTGGGATGGACGGTGGCCAGTATCTGGTCGGCGCGGTGGTTGCCGGACCTCGGGCCGCGTCCGCTGTCCGTGATCGGGGCCGCAACGATGGTCACCGGATTCGGCCTGTGGGCGGCGGCACCGGGCAGCGCCCTGTGGGTCCTGGGCGGCAGCGGTCTGCTGGCCGGCCTGGGTATGGGGGCGATCATGCTGGCGTTGCTGGTGAGCGCCCAGGAGGAGGCCGGCCCGCAGGTCCTGGGGATCGTGACCGGTTTGCTGCAGTTCGCCCGCAACTTCGGCGGCTCCGTGGGCGCCGCGCTGATGGGGGCGGTGCTGGGCGGAGCCCTGAGCGCCGGGGGCACGGCGTTGTTCCGGGTCTTCTGGAGGGTTCCGGCCCTGGCGGCGCTCCTGGCGCTCCTGTCTCTGGCGATCGTCCTCAACCTGCCTCACGTCCGGGAGGCGCGACGGGCGACGCCGGCGCCGTGA
- the hisB gene encoding imidazoleglycerol-phosphate dehydratase HisB has translation MTRRAEVERETAETSIRIRLDLDGGGDVSIRTGVPFFDHMLEQLGRHGRFDLQVEGRGDLEVDAHHTVEDVGIVLGQALRRALGTGEGIARFASLHAPMDDALVLAALDVSGRPFLRYDLALGPVRLGTFPADLGEEFFRAFTAHAAITLHLVRVAGRSAHHILEAAFKGTGVVLHRATRIVGGAIPSTKGVL, from the coding sequence GTGACGCGGCGGGCGGAGGTGGAACGCGAGACGGCGGAGACCTCGATCCGCATCCGCCTGGATCTCGACGGCGGCGGCGACGTTTCCATCCGCACGGGGGTGCCCTTCTTCGATCACATGCTGGAACAGCTCGGACGCCACGGCCGCTTCGATCTGCAGGTGGAGGGGCGGGGGGATCTCGAGGTCGACGCCCACCACACGGTGGAAGACGTGGGCATCGTTCTGGGGCAGGCCCTCCGCCGGGCCCTGGGGACGGGAGAGGGGATCGCGCGGTTCGCCTCGCTGCATGCGCCCATGGACGACGCCCTGGTGCTGGCTGCGCTGGACGTCAGCGGCCGCCCCTTCCTCCGCTACGACCTGGCCCTCGGACCGGTCCGGCTGGGGACCTTCCCCGCCGATCTGGGGGAGGAGTTCTTCCGCGCTTTCACCGCACACGCCGCGATCACGCTGCACCTGGTGCGGGTCGCGGGGCGCAGCGCGCACCACATCCTCGAGGCGGCGTTCAAGGGGACCGGCGTCGTCCTCCACCGGGCCACACGCATCGTCGGCGGAGCCATTCCTTCGACGAAGGGCGTGCTCTGA
- the hisIE gene encoding bifunctional phosphoribosyl-AMP cyclohydrolase/phosphoribosyl-ATP diphosphatase HisIE: protein MREVHFDAGGLVPVVAQEATTGRVLMLAYMNREALARTVATGQAWYWSRSRGRLWRKGEESGHTQRVREIRIDCDGDALLLVVDQQGPACHTGHPACFFRDLDGGVREAPAADIFDTLFAVIGARAAERPAGSYTAALLAAGQEAIAAKVTEESAELIRAGRQESRQRVVEEAADLVFHTMVLLASRGVGLDEVRRELARRRRG from the coding sequence GTGAGGGAGGTCCACTTCGACGCCGGCGGTCTGGTCCCGGTCGTGGCCCAGGAGGCCACGACCGGGAGGGTGCTGATGCTGGCCTACATGAACCGGGAGGCGCTGGCCCGGACGGTGGCCACGGGCCAGGCCTGGTACTGGAGCCGGTCTCGCGGCCGCCTGTGGCGGAAGGGGGAAGAGAGCGGTCACACGCAGCGCGTCCGGGAGATCCGCATCGACTGCGACGGCGATGCGCTGCTCCTGGTGGTCGACCAGCAGGGCCCGGCCTGCCACACCGGCCATCCCGCGTGTTTCTTCCGCGATCTGGACGGTGGCGTGCGCGAGGCGCCGGCCGCCGACATCTTCGATACCCTGTTCGCGGTCATCGGCGCACGGGCCGCAGAGCGTCCCGCGGGGTCGTACACCGCAGCGCTGCTGGCCGCAGGACAGGAGGCGATCGCCGCCAAAGTAACCGAGGAGTCGGCGGAGCTCATCCGCGCCGGCCGTCAGGAGTCCCGCCAGCGCGTGGTCGAGGAGGCGGCGGACCTGGTCTTCCACACCATGGTCCTGCTGGCGTCCCGCGGGGTCGGGCTGGACGAGGTGCGGCGGGAGCTGGCCCGGCGGCGTCGGGGATAG
- the hisH gene encoding imidazole glycerol phosphate synthase subunit HisH gives MRVGVIDYEAGNLQSISRALRAAGAEAVLIDRPPAKGEYTALVLPGVGAYAAAMRWLVATGLAEWIRTQVELGTPLVGVCLGMQLLYEGSEEGGEVRGFGLLPGSVRRLPGNVKVPHMGWNQLFIRRASPLVDGVAAGTHVYFVHSYAAIPGDAADVVAVTSYGMEVPAIVQRGRLIGLQFHPEKSGAAGERLLRNVLRSVAAASGFGS, from the coding sequence ATGAGGGTGGGCGTTATCGACTACGAAGCCGGAAACCTGCAGAGCATTTCGCGGGCGCTGCGGGCGGCGGGCGCCGAGGCGGTCTTGATCGATCGCCCTCCGGCCAAGGGCGAGTACACCGCCCTGGTGCTCCCCGGCGTCGGAGCGTACGCCGCGGCGATGCGCTGGCTTGTCGCCACGGGCCTCGCGGAGTGGATCCGGACGCAGGTGGAGCTGGGGACGCCGCTGGTCGGTGTGTGCCTGGGGATGCAGCTGCTGTACGAGGGGAGTGAAGAAGGCGGAGAGGTGCGCGGGTTCGGTCTGCTCCCGGGCAGCGTCCGGCGCCTGCCCGGAAACGTGAAGGTCCCCCACATGGGCTGGAACCAGCTCTTCATCCGCCGTGCGTCGCCCCTGGTCGACGGGGTGGCCGCCGGCACCCACGTCTACTTCGTCCACTCCTACGCGGCGATTCCCGGCGATGCCGCCGACGTCGTGGCCGTGACGTCCTACGGCATGGAGGTCCCCGCCATCGTGCAGCGCGGGCGGCTGATCGGGCTGCAGTTCCACCCGGAGAAGAGCGGGGCCGCGGGCGAGCGGCTGCTCCGCAACGTGCTCCGCAGCGTTGCGGCGGCCTCCGGGTTCGGCTCCTGA
- the hisF gene encoding imidazole glycerol phosphate synthase subunit HisF: MLTRRIIPCLDVAAGRVVKGVRFVRLRDAGDPVALARAYDRAGADEIVVLDITASVEGRAAMLEVVHRTAEVLRIPLTVGGGIREVEDIRRLLLAGADKVAVNTAAVRRPALIQEAAERFGSQCVVVAIDAKASLNGSRPRWEVYTHGGRIPAGLDAEDWAVRAAELGAGEILLTSIDRDGTRDGYDLALTRTVSAAVPVPVVASGGAGTPAHFYEVLTDGQADAALAAGVFHRGELRIAEVKRYLRGCGVPVRLA, encoded by the coding sequence ATGCTGACCAGACGGATCATCCCCTGCCTGGATGTGGCCGCCGGCCGGGTGGTCAAGGGCGTCCGCTTCGTCCGCCTGCGGGACGCGGGCGACCCGGTTGCCCTGGCCCGGGCCTACGATCGGGCCGGGGCGGACGAGATCGTCGTTCTCGACATCACCGCGTCGGTCGAGGGCCGGGCCGCAATGCTCGAGGTCGTCCACAGGACGGCCGAGGTGCTCCGGATCCCCCTGACCGTGGGCGGGGGAATCCGCGAGGTGGAGGACATTCGGCGTCTGCTGCTGGCGGGGGCGGACAAGGTCGCGGTGAACACCGCCGCCGTGCGGCGGCCCGCGCTGATCCAGGAGGCCGCGGAGCGGTTCGGCAGCCAGTGCGTCGTCGTGGCCATCGACGCGAAGGCGTCTTTGAACGGTTCGCGCCCGCGCTGGGAGGTCTACACCCACGGCGGGCGCATCCCCGCCGGCCTGGATGCCGAGGACTGGGCCGTCCGTGCCGCCGAACTCGGGGCGGGCGAGATCCTGCTCACCAGCATCGACCGGGACGGGACACGGGACGGCTACGACCTGGCGCTGACCAGGACCGTGAGCGCGGCGGTGCCGGTCCCGGTGGTCGCCTCCGGCGGCGCCGGGACGCCGGCCCACTTCTACGAGGTGCTGACCGATGGGCAGGCGGATGCGGCCCTGGCGGCGGGCGTCTTCCACCGGGGAGAGCTGCGCATTGCGGAGGTCAAGCGCTACCTGCGGGGGTGCGGCGTGCCGGTGAGGCTGGCGTGA